One segment of Agromyces albus DNA contains the following:
- a CDS encoding carbohydrate ABC transporter permease, producing MIHRKPLIAVAFMAPAVAMYLAIIVYPLAQGLVLSGTDSKIGNPGAFVGVSNYVALASDSDVMRALGITVAYAVVVVIVQNAVGLSLARALYIRPRVRQLGSTLILVPTLMSAVMAAFVWNSLLAPDGAINSLLESLGLSSLAHVWLGDPSTALWAIALVNIWMFSGYSAAIFLAGYMNMSSELLDASSVDGAAGWRRFVSIEWPLLAPATTVAVTLSLIGSLKVFELPFVMTNGGPAGSTTTLTMLIFAKIFGGQGSFAYGATIAVLLLVVVVLFAGVTQSLLRRREERI from the coding sequence ATGATCCACCGCAAACCGCTCATAGCCGTCGCCTTCATGGCTCCGGCCGTGGCCATGTACCTCGCCATAATCGTGTACCCGCTGGCGCAAGGGCTCGTCTTGAGCGGCACGGACAGCAAGATCGGCAATCCCGGCGCCTTCGTCGGGGTATCCAACTACGTCGCGCTGGCAAGCGACAGCGACGTAATGCGAGCACTGGGCATCACGGTGGCGTACGCCGTCGTCGTGGTCATCGTGCAGAACGCGGTCGGCCTGAGCCTCGCCAGGGCTCTGTATATACGGCCCCGTGTCCGTCAACTGGGCAGCACGCTCATTCTCGTCCCAACCCTGATGTCGGCAGTGATGGCGGCGTTCGTCTGGAACTCGCTTCTTGCACCAGACGGAGCGATCAATTCCCTGCTTGAGTCGCTGGGTTTGAGCTCGCTTGCGCACGTGTGGCTCGGCGATCCCTCCACTGCGCTCTGGGCGATCGCGCTGGTCAACATCTGGATGTTCTCGGGCTATTCAGCCGCCATCTTCCTGGCCGGGTACATGAATATGTCGAGTGAACTCCTCGACGCGTCGAGTGTGGATGGCGCAGCAGGCTGGCGCAGATTCGTCTCAATCGAGTGGCCCCTTCTGGCCCCGGCGACGACCGTGGCTGTGACCCTGTCGCTGATCGGGTCCCTCAAAGTCTTCGAGCTGCCCTTCGTGATGACGAATGGTGGACCAGCAGGCTCGACCACGACCCTCACCATGCTGATCTTCGCCAAGATCTTCGGAGGACAGGGGAGCTTTGCGTACGGCGCGACCATCGCCGTCCTGCTTCTCGTGGTTGTCGTGCTCTTTGCCGGAGTGACCCAATCACTTCTTCGACGTCGCGAGGAGCGAATCTGA